The proteins below are encoded in one region of Hordeum vulgare subsp. vulgare chromosome 3H, MorexV3_pseudomolecules_assembly, whole genome shotgun sequence:
- the LOC123444565 gene encoding katanin p80 WD40 repeat-containing subunit B1 homolog KTN80.2-like isoform X2 codes for MDPEKRGYKFQEFVAHDAEVRSLAIGKKSSRVFITGGSDRNVNLWAIGKQTPLLSLSGHTSSVEAVEFDTAEVLVLAGSSNGSIKLWDLEEAKVVRSLTGHRSSCTAVEFHPFGEFFASGSSDTDLKIWDIKKKGCLHTYKGHRGAIKSIRFTPDGRWIVTGGEDNIVKVWDLTAGKLLHDFKFHSGQIRCIDFHPQEFLLATGSADRTVKFWDLETFELIGSAGPEDTGVRSMVFHPDGKTLFCGLDQSLKVFSWEPVRCHDAVDMRWNNLADLSIYEGKLLGCSYHERRVGVWVADISLIEPYALGVLPEANFFAELVDSVDDNPVKPNGNAAKPIRAVATSHPKNMYKVQESGIAPAESRVRALHLTPGSTDKIKKDRSSSIPRRPDSSVKPSTPIRCMKPVDSPSTNLKTAERSFGQRDIQLLSRTGMAINSSTTKKTQPSESVAVKDIYTTSQAVSVPVVVPRDILEDKAAGSINRGIGGRTAVPDDFYSTVHLRKRLPSGGTSDSVSSVKSMLAEPDVCSEGLSGLKFSFGLTLNDKKEESEGTDKREIRQIAEKMDRIVSFEHPVQSNDDKSYESPCSTTGTARVKYVRGVAVPLGKTKSLVERFEKRESSTSSIDCSSPTGICGDHTVKADSPPTSSTEASRTYERDLSTVDETTTPIDLVRNHDEFINVVKSRLTKLEMMRHVFNLNGIKGAIAAVAKLPDIAVQADVVSTLKGKLGLFNLDIFSSLLPVLAGLLNSKTERHTIVALEMLLDLIKIFGPVIHSTLSASSPVGVDLQAEQRLQRCTRCFNHLQKIVRALQPLMMRSGQSAQLAQELNMSLQDLVVF; via the exons ATGGACCCGGAGAAGCGCGGCTACAAGTTCC AGGAGTTTGTTGCGCACGATGCTGAAGTGAGGTCCTTGGCCATCGGCAAGAAGTCGAGCCGTGTGTTCATTACAGGTGGCAGTGACCGCAACGTCAACCTGTGGGCAATTGGCAAGCAGACTCCTCTCCTG AGCTTGTCAGGCCACACAAGCTCGGTTGAGGCTGTAGAGTTTGATACAGCAGAGGTGCTTGTGCTTGCTGGCTCATCAAACGGCTCCATCAAGCTCTGGGACTTGGAAGAAGCTAAAG TTGTGCGGTCTCTCACTGGGCATAGATCGAGTTGCACTGCTGTTGAATTCCATCCATTCGGCGAATTTTTTGCATCTGGTTCTTCAGATACAGATCTTAAGATCTGGGATATAAAGAAAAAAGGATGCCTTCATACATATAAGGGTCACAGAGGAGCAATTAAATCAATCCGATTTACACCTGATGGGCGATGGATCGTCACCGGTGGAGAAGATAACATTGTGAAGGTGTGGGATCTGACAGCTGGAAAGCTCTTACATGATTTCAAGTTCCACAGTGGACAAATCCGATGCATTGATTTTCATCCTCAAGAATTTTTGCTTGCAACAG GCTCAGCTGATCGAACTGTGAAGTTTTGGGATCTTGAAACTTTTGAATTGATAGGTTCTGCTGGACCCGAG GATACTGGTGTACGTTCTATGGTCTTCCACCCAGATGGGAAAACCCTTTTCTGCGGATTGGACCAAAGCTTAAAG GTATTCTCTTGGGAACCAGTAAGATGTCATGATGCTGTTGACATGAGATGGAACAATTTAGCTGACCTTAGTATTTACGAAGGAAAACTGTTGGGATGCTCGTACCATGAACGCCGTGTTGGTGTTTGGGTTGCTGATATATCA CTCATTGAACCCTATGCTCTTGGTGTTTTGCCGGAGGCAAATTTTTTTGCTGAGCTTGTGGATTCCGTAGATGATAATCCTGTGAAACCGAATGGTAACGCTGCAAAGCCCATTCGTGCTGTAGCAACATCACATCCAAAAAACATGTACAAAGTCCAGGAGTCAGGAATTG CACCAGCTGAAAGCAGAGTTCGGGCCTTACATTTAACTCCAGGAAGTACAGACAAAATAAAGAAAGATAGGAGCAGCAGCATTCCTCGAAGACCTGATTCATCTGTCAAACCATCTACTCCAATACGATGTATGAAGCCGGTTGATAGTCCTTCCACCAATTTAAAAACAGCAGAACGCAGTTTCGGACAGCGGGACATCCAATTATTATCTCGTACAGGGATGGCTATTAATTCTTCAACCACTAAAAAAACTCAGCCTTCAGAGTCGGTAGCTGTAAAAGATATTTACACTACATCACAGGCTGTTTCTGTGCCTGTTGTTGTTCCTAGAGACATTTTGGAGGACAAAGCAGCAGGCAGTATTAATAGAGGAATTGGAGGCAGAACTGCAGTCCCAGATGATTTTTATAGTACAGTGCACTTGAGAAAACGTTTACCTAGTGGCGGTACTAGTGATAGTGTCAGCTCAGTAAAATCCATGCTTGCTGAGCCTGATGTTTGCTCGGAGGGTTTGTCTGGGTTAAAGTTCTCCTTTGGACTAACTCTAAATGACAAGAAAGAAGAATCTGAGGGTACTGATAAAAGAGAAATTAGACAAATAGCAGAAAAGATGGACAGAATAGTATCATTTGAGCATCCGGTGCAGTCAAATGATGACAAGT CATATGAATCACCGTGCTCGACGACAGGAACAGCCAGGGTCAAATATGTTAGAGgag TCGCTGTGCCGTTAGGAAAAACTAAGTCTCTTGTTGAGAGATTTGAAAAGAGAGAGAGTTCTACTTCTAGCATTGATTGTTCATCGCCAACTGGCATTTGTGGTGATCATACAGTGAAAGCTGATAGCCCTCCCACCAGTTCG ACAGAAGCAAGTCGCACATATGAAAGGGACCTGTCAACAGTGGACGAGACGACGACTCCAATCGATTTGGTGCGGAACCATGATGAATTTATAAATGTTGTAAAATCTCGGTTGACAAAGCTAGAG ATGATGCGGCATGTCTTTAACCTAAATGGCATCAAAGGAGCAATTGCTGCGGTCGCAAAGTTGCCTGATATCGCT GTTCAAGCCGATGTTGTTAGTACTCTCAAGGGAAAACTTGGTCTTTTCAACCTAGATATTTTCTCAAGCCTTCTGCCTGTTCTTGCCGGGTTACTGAACAGCAAGACTGAAAG GCACACTATTGTTGCTTTGGAGATGTTATTGGATCTTATAAAGATTTTTGGACCGGTCATTCATTCAACATTGTCAGCTAGTTCACCAGTTGGAGTAGATCTTCAAGCCGAACAGAG GTTGCAGCGTTGCACCCGGTGTTTTAACCATTTGCAGAAGATTGTGCGAGCTCTACAACCGTTGATGAT GCGGAGCGGCCAGTCGGCGCAACTTGCTCAAGAGCTGAACATGTCCTTGCAAGACCTGGTGGTCTTCTGA
- the LOC123444565 gene encoding katanin p80 WD40 repeat-containing subunit B1 homolog KTN80.2-like isoform X1 — protein sequence MDPEKRGYKFQEFVAHDAEVRSLAIGKKSSRVFITGGSDRNVNLWAIGKQTPLLSLSGHTSSVEAVEFDTAEVLVLAGSSNGSIKLWDLEEAKVVRSLTGHRSSCTAVEFHPFGEFFASGSSDTDLKIWDIKKKGCLHTYKGHRGAIKSIRFTPDGRWIVTGGEDNIVKVWDLTAGKLLHDFKFHSGQIRCIDFHPQEFLLATGSADRTVKFWDLETFELIGSAGPEDTGVRSMVFHPDGKTLFCGLDQSLKVFSWEPVRCHDAVDMRWNNLADLSIYEGKLLGCSYHERRVGVWVADISLIEPYALGVLPEANFFAELVDSVDDNPVKPNGNAAKPIRAVATSHPKNMYKVQESGIAPAESRVRALHLTPGSTDKIKKDRSSSIPRRPDSSVKPSTPIRCMKPVDSPSTNLKTAERSFGQRDIQLLSRTGMAINSSTTKKTQPSESVAVKDIYTTSQAVSVPVVVPRDILEDKAAGSINRGIGGRTAVPDDFYSTVHLRKRLPSGGTSDSVSSVKSMLAEPDVCSEGLSGLKFSFGLTLNDKKEESEGTDKREIRQIAEKMDRIVSFEHPVQSNDDKSAYESPCSTTGTARVKYVRGVAVPLGKTKSLVERFEKRESSTSSIDCSSPTGICGDHTVKADSPPTSSTEASRTYERDLSTVDETTTPIDLVRNHDEFINVVKSRLTKLEMMRHVFNLNGIKGAIAAVAKLPDIAVQADVVSTLKGKLGLFNLDIFSSLLPVLAGLLNSKTERHTIVALEMLLDLIKIFGPVIHSTLSASSPVGVDLQAEQRLQRCTRCFNHLQKIVRALQPLMMRSGQSAQLAQELNMSLQDLVVF from the exons ATGGACCCGGAGAAGCGCGGCTACAAGTTCC AGGAGTTTGTTGCGCACGATGCTGAAGTGAGGTCCTTGGCCATCGGCAAGAAGTCGAGCCGTGTGTTCATTACAGGTGGCAGTGACCGCAACGTCAACCTGTGGGCAATTGGCAAGCAGACTCCTCTCCTG AGCTTGTCAGGCCACACAAGCTCGGTTGAGGCTGTAGAGTTTGATACAGCAGAGGTGCTTGTGCTTGCTGGCTCATCAAACGGCTCCATCAAGCTCTGGGACTTGGAAGAAGCTAAAG TTGTGCGGTCTCTCACTGGGCATAGATCGAGTTGCACTGCTGTTGAATTCCATCCATTCGGCGAATTTTTTGCATCTGGTTCTTCAGATACAGATCTTAAGATCTGGGATATAAAGAAAAAAGGATGCCTTCATACATATAAGGGTCACAGAGGAGCAATTAAATCAATCCGATTTACACCTGATGGGCGATGGATCGTCACCGGTGGAGAAGATAACATTGTGAAGGTGTGGGATCTGACAGCTGGAAAGCTCTTACATGATTTCAAGTTCCACAGTGGACAAATCCGATGCATTGATTTTCATCCTCAAGAATTTTTGCTTGCAACAG GCTCAGCTGATCGAACTGTGAAGTTTTGGGATCTTGAAACTTTTGAATTGATAGGTTCTGCTGGACCCGAG GATACTGGTGTACGTTCTATGGTCTTCCACCCAGATGGGAAAACCCTTTTCTGCGGATTGGACCAAAGCTTAAAG GTATTCTCTTGGGAACCAGTAAGATGTCATGATGCTGTTGACATGAGATGGAACAATTTAGCTGACCTTAGTATTTACGAAGGAAAACTGTTGGGATGCTCGTACCATGAACGCCGTGTTGGTGTTTGGGTTGCTGATATATCA CTCATTGAACCCTATGCTCTTGGTGTTTTGCCGGAGGCAAATTTTTTTGCTGAGCTTGTGGATTCCGTAGATGATAATCCTGTGAAACCGAATGGTAACGCTGCAAAGCCCATTCGTGCTGTAGCAACATCACATCCAAAAAACATGTACAAAGTCCAGGAGTCAGGAATTG CACCAGCTGAAAGCAGAGTTCGGGCCTTACATTTAACTCCAGGAAGTACAGACAAAATAAAGAAAGATAGGAGCAGCAGCATTCCTCGAAGACCTGATTCATCTGTCAAACCATCTACTCCAATACGATGTATGAAGCCGGTTGATAGTCCTTCCACCAATTTAAAAACAGCAGAACGCAGTTTCGGACAGCGGGACATCCAATTATTATCTCGTACAGGGATGGCTATTAATTCTTCAACCACTAAAAAAACTCAGCCTTCAGAGTCGGTAGCTGTAAAAGATATTTACACTACATCACAGGCTGTTTCTGTGCCTGTTGTTGTTCCTAGAGACATTTTGGAGGACAAAGCAGCAGGCAGTATTAATAGAGGAATTGGAGGCAGAACTGCAGTCCCAGATGATTTTTATAGTACAGTGCACTTGAGAAAACGTTTACCTAGTGGCGGTACTAGTGATAGTGTCAGCTCAGTAAAATCCATGCTTGCTGAGCCTGATGTTTGCTCGGAGGGTTTGTCTGGGTTAAAGTTCTCCTTTGGACTAACTCTAAATGACAAGAAAGAAGAATCTGAGGGTACTGATAAAAGAGAAATTAGACAAATAGCAGAAAAGATGGACAGAATAGTATCATTTGAGCATCCGGTGCAGTCAAATGATGACAAGT CAGCATATGAATCACCGTGCTCGACGACAGGAACAGCCAGGGTCAAATATGTTAGAGgag TCGCTGTGCCGTTAGGAAAAACTAAGTCTCTTGTTGAGAGATTTGAAAAGAGAGAGAGTTCTACTTCTAGCATTGATTGTTCATCGCCAACTGGCATTTGTGGTGATCATACAGTGAAAGCTGATAGCCCTCCCACCAGTTCG ACAGAAGCAAGTCGCACATATGAAAGGGACCTGTCAACAGTGGACGAGACGACGACTCCAATCGATTTGGTGCGGAACCATGATGAATTTATAAATGTTGTAAAATCTCGGTTGACAAAGCTAGAG ATGATGCGGCATGTCTTTAACCTAAATGGCATCAAAGGAGCAATTGCTGCGGTCGCAAAGTTGCCTGATATCGCT GTTCAAGCCGATGTTGTTAGTACTCTCAAGGGAAAACTTGGTCTTTTCAACCTAGATATTTTCTCAAGCCTTCTGCCTGTTCTTGCCGGGTTACTGAACAGCAAGACTGAAAG GCACACTATTGTTGCTTTGGAGATGTTATTGGATCTTATAAAGATTTTTGGACCGGTCATTCATTCAACATTGTCAGCTAGTTCACCAGTTGGAGTAGATCTTCAAGCCGAACAGAG GTTGCAGCGTTGCACCCGGTGTTTTAACCATTTGCAGAAGATTGTGCGAGCTCTACAACCGTTGATGAT GCGGAGCGGCCAGTCGGCGCAACTTGCTCAAGAGCTGAACATGTCCTTGCAAGACCTGGTGGTCTTCTGA